In Diorhabda sublineata isolate icDioSubl1.1 chromosome 4, icDioSubl1.1, whole genome shotgun sequence, a single window of DNA contains:
- the LOC130442459 gene encoding uncharacterized protein LOC130442459 codes for MASENLENIVVGPELERIIDSPLGDLLLLVLKTFEDNVLQVEAETGEELSAALILKRSIKLARWFTSIGIQKGDSISINSENRLEFCLVPVATLFVGAIFAPLNPDYTPLELKHVLNLSKPKLIFCSNKTIDKMVSILPDHPYIDKLVLFGNVESKHQNVTKFQDIIKNADSEEIDDNYKSVPLDIKNTVATILCSSGTTGFPKGVMCTHDNMAAYVDISRSIMGDIVENDDPSDAMMGLIPFFHSFGFMLMFLNLLRGKKMVVLGKFKPKVFLESIEKFKVARMIVPPPVLLFLLKSPMVKNYDLSSIKEMRSGAAPMGKDMERELKEKFNVHHVSQGYGMTETTLGVLVSPPGKSKIGSCGKIVPGMMAKVIDDFGNPLPAYKEGEICFKGPLIMKGYVGDPKSTESTIDKDGWLHTGDVAYYDSDGYFFIVDRIKELIKYKAYQVAPAELEALLLTHPAIQDSAVIGLPNEEAGELPLAFIVKKPNKKITEQEVEKFVEDNVSPQKRLRGGVIFLNEIPRNPTGKILRRVLRERAVQSKSKL; via the coding sequence ATGGCAtcagaaaatttagaaaacattgTGGTTGGACCTGAATTAGAAAGAATAATTGATTCACCTTTAGGAGATCTGTTACTGTTAGTTTTAAAAACTTTCGAAGATAATGTACTTCAAGTTGAAGCAGAAACTGGAGAAGAATTATCTGCTGCGCTgatattaaaaagaagtataAAATTAGCAAGATGGTTCACCAGTATAGGAATTCAGAAAGGTGATAGTATTTCAATTAACAGTGAAAATAGATTAGAATTTTGTCTAGTGCCAGTTGCAACGCTATTTGTGGGTGCTATATTCGCGCCATTAAATCCTGATTATACTCCACTTGAATTGAAACATGTACTTAACCTGTCAAAGCctaaacttattttttgttcaaacaaaACCATTGATAAAATGGTATCAATCTTGCCTGACCATCCTTACATtgataaattagttttatttggaaatgtaGAAAGTAAACACcaaaatgttacaaaatttCAGGATATCATTAAAAATGCTGATTCAGAAGAAATTGATGACAATTACAAAAGTGTACCGTTGGATATTAAGAACACAGTTGCAACAATTTTATGTTCTTCTGGTACAACAGGCTTTCCAAAAGGTGTTATGTGTACTCATGATAATATGGCAGCATATGTAGATATATCCCGTTCAATAATGGGTGATATAGTTGAAAACGATGACCCAAGTGATGCTATGATGGGTCTTATTCCCTTTTTCCACTCATTCGGATTTATGTTGATGTTCTTGAACCTCTTACGAGGTAAGAAAATGGTAGTTCTGGGAAAATTTAAACCAAAAGTATTTTTAGAATCAATCGAGAAATTTAAAGTTGCTAGAATGATAGTTCCACCGcctgttttgttatttttattgaagagTCCTATGGTTAAAAATTATGATCTATCATCTATTAAGGAAATGAGAAGTGGTGCTGCTCCCATGGGTAAAGATATGGAAAGAGaactaaaagaaaagtttaatgTTCATCATGTGTCACAAGGGTATGGAATGACAGAAACAACATTAGGAGTTCTAGTTTCTCCACCAGGGAAAAGTAAAATAGGATCTTGTGGTAAAATTGTTCCAGGTATGATGGCAAAAGTAATAGATGATTTTGGGAACCCATTGCCTGCCTATAAAGAAGGGGAAATATGCTTCAAGGGTCCTTTAATTATGAAAGGCTATGTAGGTGATCCAAAATCAACAGAAAGTACAATAGATAAAGATGGTTGGCTACACACTGGTGATGTAGCATACTATGACAGCGATGGTTATTTCTTCATAGTGGATAGGATTAAAGAATTAATAAAGTATAAAGCTTACCAAGTTGCTCCTGCAGAATTAGAAGCGTTACTGCTTACCCATCCTGCCATTCAAGATTCTGCTGTAATAGGTTTGCCAAATGAAGAAGCTGGAGAACTACCATTGGCATTTATCGTTaagaaaccaaataaaaaaattacagaacaAGAGGTAGAAAAATTTGTGGAAGATAATGTGTCACCTCAGAAAAGGTTAAGGGGGggtgttatatttttaaatgaaataccTAGGAATCCAACAGGAAAGATTTTAAGAAGGGTATTAAGAGAAAGGGCTGTGCAATCTAAGTCCAAATTGTAG